DNA from Elaeis guineensis isolate ETL-2024a chromosome 2, EG11, whole genome shotgun sequence:
GAGAGGCCACCGCATCTACTTCCTCTCCACCCCGAGGAACATCCAAAGGCTCCCGAAGATCCCTCCCCACCTGGCTCCACTCATAGACTTCGTTTCCTTGCCCCTGCCGAAGGTCGAAGGCTTGCCGGAAAACGCCGAGGCCACCCCGGACCTACCAAAATACCAGGTCCAGTACCTCAAGGTGGCCTTCGACCGCCTCGGAGGGCCCCTCGAGAACTTCCTCGAAGAGGCTTCTCCCAAACCCGACTGGATAATTCTCGACTTCGCTTGCCATTGGGTGCCAAAACTTGCGTCCAAGTTCGGAGTCCCCTGTGCCTTGTTCAGTGTGTTTACCGCTCCATTTCTTGCTTTCTGGCGACCCTCGGAATCCTTAAGCCGCGGCGGTGACGATGTGCTCGAAGAATTTACATCGCCACCCAAGGGGATCTCCTTCGAGACCTCCGTATCTTTTCGCCTCCACGAGGCCCGCCGAGTGATCCACGGCTACGAAAACAATGCTTCAGGGGTGTGCGATGCCGACCGGCTTCTGTTGACCATCGAAGGTTGCAGAGTGGTCGCCCCCCGTAGTTGCCGGGAATTGCATTCTGATTGGCTGTGTTACCTTCAGGAGCTTTACAAGAAGCCGGTCATTCCGATAGGCCTACTTCCACCGGCACCCGACGACGGCGCCGGTGTCGATGCTACCAGCGATGAAAGCAATGTGTTCCATTGGCTAGACAAACAAGCTCCAGGATCGGTAGTATATGTGGCATTTGGAAGCGAGACTGTGCTAAGTACTGAGATATTGCATGAGCTAGCTTTCGGTCTCGAGTTATCTCAAGTGCCCTTTCTCTGGGCGATAAGGAAGCCGGTCGACGTAGCCGGCGAAGGCAAGGAGGTTTTGCCGGAAGGATTCGAGGACCGAACCAGGGATCATGGAGTCATCGCCATGGGTTGGATCGATCAGCTCAAGGTTTTAGCCCATGCGTTGGTGGGCGGCTGTTTGACGCATAGTGGCTGGAGTTCGGTGATCGAGAGCCTTCAATTTGGGCATCCTCTCATCATGTTGCCTTTTATTGTAGACCAGGGGATCATAGCTCGAGTGATGGAGGAGAGAAGGATTGGAATAGAGGTGCCGAGGAACGAGGAGGATGGATCTTTCAGTAGGGAAGATTTGGCCAAGGCTATTAGATTGGTCATGGTGGAAGAAGAGGGGAATCAATTCAGAAGCGAAGCGACAGAGCTAAAAGAGATCTTCGGTAACAAAGACTACCATGAGAGGTATGTGGAGGAATTCATACTGTATTTGAGGAATCAGAAAGAGCATTAAATGATGATCGATGTTGTTGCTATGATGCATCCTAATAAAATGTTTATTTTCAACCATCTGAAGGGAGTTTAATGTCCCAAATTCCCAATATCTGGTGGTTATATTACTTGAAAATAGAATTCTTATTTGCTGTGCTGTGCCAACCGGTAAATCAAACAACTTCGCATTTCCATTGTGGTTATCTAGATTCTGTAATTCTCACGCTATGAAAACGTTGTCCTGCCTTGTTAGATTATTTTTGTCCACCATAGCTCTATCTGCAACATGTGCCGAAAGCGGAGCTCCAAATCTACTGACATTGGGCCCATCCAGTGAATATTGCATCAGGATTTGATATCATACGATataacaggaagaaagaagaaataaaataagaaacataatacaaatacatggatcggcttcaagcctatctTCACAGGACGTGCAAGCTTCACtgtgagagaaaaaaataaaatcaatacaagaagaactcaccactcaatctttgtacaagagtctctcaagaaAAAGCTCTAAAATCCTCATAAAAACTCTCTAAAATTTCTGTTGAAGTCTTTTTGCACCTCCAAGATGTTATCAGCTTTCCAATACAACTGACGGCTCGTCAATCGGAGTTTTATAGACTCCAAAAactcaaaaatactgtttcagtaggaaacagagtcccaatcaagtctagaatcatctcgagccatccgatcgtgatcggctcgcACCAGAGCCGTCTGATCGTGCAAAATAGCGCCACTGATCACCTGATCAAGCTCGAAATTGCTCTCAGTCTTTCGATTATGATCGGCTGCGATCTGGGCCATCGAATCACGCAATCCATCTTTTGAACCGCACGTGGACTGCGACTTCGGTCCATGCAACCCATGGACTGCCAGTACCCcgcgatccacggtggaccgcacAAGGGCGCTGGGTGCTTCCGCACGTTGGGCCGGCCCACGCATGCGCCCGTGCTTGGGCCGCGCGCGCCTGCGTGCGCGCGCATCTCTGCCAGGCCCGGCGGTGCTCTGTCGATCCCTGTTGGCCCACCACCGGCCACCGCCGCCTTGTGCATCGTGCCATCCGCTCCGATCTTCTTCGTGCATATTTTCTCCGTTTGGACTCTGTTTGGGCTATTCTTAAGTTCATTGAACTTTGTTTTTCGTCCtgaacctcgctgtaggctcaatgtagATCAAATCTCGAGAcgtattttctaacaatctccatctcgactcgatattcgatcttCACCTGtctctgagagcctgtgatccatctcacccccaCGCCATGGGGCATACTTGCTATCTCATGGATGGATAatgtgggagtcgagccaggccgctcaatcccacctccatcatgggctgTATCCATTCTGACCAAAGACCTGCTCGGGGAAGTctcctgcggcaatagaaatctcaccctgCGACGTCACATCTTGTCCTCCCGAGTCTCGTGTttcatgcccgatccacctccacctagagctctACCTCGCTCTGAGCTTCTCTTGGCTCCTAAAgcttcacctcgcactgggctccctgtcaggtagtaatgtcctctcgtcatcttcttctcctccagaacaatcctatcatcgcacaacaccttcaggattcttccaccagctaccatcctgtagcctcttgaatccagtctgcttagttagataagattttgcctgaaattggatatgtatcagacctcccccaatctcctcattgcacTATCATGTGTTCTCCAGCTGACCGTTCCGATGCCTCTGAtcacatagctcgatccatccggtagataaatagtgccctcactgctctccagagagtcaaactgctcctctccgtaacatacatgataggtgcatgcagaatctaaaatctactgctggaaagaagtagataccttgtcagatatctccagagCATCACCCTCTGAGTCGCTACTGGCCATCACTGTAATAGCCCTCGTCCGATCTCTGAGTTAAGAGTAATTtatggctagatgccccaactcgtcacgCTAGTAACATCTGGACTTGCTCAAATttctcatcctggacttggaccgccctcaccGCGATCTCTTGTCACCCTGTCTgctgcctcctgctccttcagaaaccaccaaagctgaactGCCGCTTGAGCTCGAAGCTAAGTTTTATCTCTTGAGAATCTCGTTTTGGAGAATCGtcacggtgacctcgtccatcttgatggtgctcttctctactagaagagcagtcactaaggactcatacgaagggggaagTGACGTTAGCAAGACCAatgtcctgatcttctcctcaactttctcaccaatgctgaggaggtcggtgaggattttCTGAAAGTAGATGAGATGCTCCTACACactttgtccctcagtcatccgcagctggtagaactgtctccaaagaaaaagagtattggtgagagaattTGCCACgtacaacttctcgagcttcgacTACAGCATCGTCAAAAAAGTctcgccaagcacatggatcaccacctcatctgctaggtacaagTGGATcgtgctcaccgcctgcatctggagCTGCCTCCAATCCTACACCTCCATGATGGTCGGCTTCtcgtcgcacaagagagcatcgatcaactcttgCTAGATGAACATGTCTTTCACCCTTGTCTGTCataaagagaaattgctctttctatcaaacctgttgatctccaccttgattgtgcttgtcttctccatcttgtaTCTCGATCACCACCGCTGCAACCTATGGTCTGGcatcaccttgctctgataccaattgttacgCCAGAATCTGGTACCACAcggtgcagcaagaagaaagaagaaacaaaacaagaaatacaatacaaatacgtagatcggcctcaagcctacctccacggggcgtgcaagcttcactatgaaagaataaaataaaatcaatacaagaggaactcaccactcaacctttgtataagagtctctcaagaaaaaatttaaaatcttcataaaagctctctgaaacctcTGTTGAAACCTTTCTGCACCTCTAAGACGTCACCAGCTTCCTAACACAACTGACGACTCGTCAATCAGAGTTTTATAGActccaaaaattcaaaaatactatttcaatagGAAACAGAGTCCCAATCAAGTTTAGAATCATCCGTGGCCATCCGATCGTGACCAGCTCGCAtcagagccatccgatcatgcaaaacATGGCTACTGATCACCTGATCAAGCTCGAAATCGCTCTCaaccgtccgatcatgatcgacTGCGATCTGAGTGGTCGGATCTCACAATCTAGCCCCTGAACCATATGTGGACCACGACTTCGGTCCACGCGGTCCCATGGACCGCCAGCATCCcgtggtccacgatggaccgcgtTGGGCGCCCGCATGCGCTGGGCCCACTCGCGCCTAGGCCGCACGCACCCGCGCTAGGCCCGCTCGCGTGCTGGGCCACGAATGCTTGCGCATGCGTCTCCGCCGAGCCCGGCGATGCTCTGTCGATCTCCATCGACCCACCACCGGCCGCTGTCGCCTCGTGCATCATGCCGCCCACTCCGATCTTCTTTCTTGCGTATTTTCTCCATTTTGATCTGTTTGGATTGTTCTTGGACTTGTTGGACTTCGTTTTTTGTCCTAGACCTCACTGTAGGCTTAATGTGGTCGAATCTTGAGATGTATTTTCTAACAGTGGAAGCTCTTTGATTTCAAATGGTCAAAGCTTTTTCGTGTTTCAAAGAAATAGAAGTTAAAATCTATCATAATCAAACCTTAGAATAGAGTATTATTCTATAAATTAGAACTGGACCTTCTCACTATCATCCCAATATCTCGAATGACACGAGACTATCATCCCAACATCTCGATTGATACAAAAGGTGGGACATCATCTCATCCTATtccataaaaaaaatcaagagagtTTCATCccacataatttaaaattttgtttgACAGTATTAAACGTGGTAGCATAATATTATGAATGCTATGTTGATTAAAAAACATGCTAATTAGCTTGTAGTAGGAGAAACGTATCTTTTGATTCCATCCTTGCCTTGGCCTGATTATGATGTCAGCAGATCTAGTTAGAGTGTCGTAGCATTTTGCTGTCACATGCGCCCACAACAATGCATACTCAGAGGGGAGGTGAGGCTATAAAAATAAGAGTGAGAATGCTCCGCTGCAAGAGTTTGAGTTCCCAAAACCGAAAACAAACAGGCTGTTTGGATGGTAGTGTAGAAAAAGGGTGGGAAGAGGAAGCATAATAAACAATTTGTAAAATTTTGGACACTTTCATTAAAACTGATCGAATTtatcttaaattttaaatattttgaagaaTAATAATTCTGATTAACTAATTCTTGTTACACAAACTTATTGTCATGCTCTTTTGATGTATAAATATCCCTAGAGTTTGTTTATAAAAATTGGTGCTTGGAATGAGTTGACCATATGAGAGGGGGAGAATCTATCTTAGGGCTGGGCCTGAGTGGGAACTTTCTACCAGCTTTGGCAAGATcggggagaagaaaagaagagccgGAGGACCGGGGAGAGAATGAGGGTTTGCTTAGAAAATTTAGCAAAATTGGGTTGGATTTTCTATCAGATTCATGGATTGGATAGTTCAATTGGTTAAGGGCACATATCAATCCAATACCCCAAATCTTATGAGAGGAAAAAAGAATATATCTATGGATTTTGTTCTTGATGCAGACTAGCAGTCTGCAAATGAGATTTGGGCTAAGACAAAGATGAGATACAGGCTGGGCAGGCCAACAAGTTTAATTCTTGTAAGAATATCTAAACAGGTAATGaagtgggttttttttttttttttccaccgtGATTGAGCTCCCCAACCTTACATTCTCCCTCTTCCATTCCCTCCCTTCCTTTCCATGTACTCACCAACCCTACATTCTCCCTCTTCCATTACCACCCTTCCTTTCCTCATACCATGTCTCTCCGGCCAAAACATATATAAGAAAAAGCAAACGGCATGCAAAATATGTGAGCGCAGTGAGCGAAAACATCTAATTCAAGCATATAATAATACAAGGGAAATCTTTAAATCAACACAAGAAATCATTCGATAACCACATGAAGAACGTGGCGAATAGTTGGATCATCAATTCTGAGCTTGAATCGGATCGTGAATTATCACATTATATGATGTGTCATCACAAACAACAGCCCAAAAACCAATCGCTCGTTCTGAGCAATAACCTGTCGGCATCCAGATCGGTCCACTCGAAGTTGATGAACTACTGCCTTGAAacctaatccaaaaaaaaaattggtaacCAAAAGAAGGCAGGAAGGACCCAGTTATATAATAGAATAAATGCAACTAAGGTTTCAACAATACTGCCATCCCATTACAAGGGTCCCATGGGGTCACCTTTCTTGGCAATTGTAGTGCAAGTATAGCTGCTATTTGCCCAGTTCCACAATTATTTCACAATCTAGCAAATAATTAAAGCATAAACTGACAAATCACCGCTcacaaaattatattatttttttggaaTTGGCCATCTACAAATCTATTTTAGTATTACTGCAGAAACAATATATAGGTCATAAAATATGTGGACATTGGGTAGATCAAACGGGGTTCCATAAATAATAACACGACGTGATGTAATGCAACGGCTACTCATAATTTCAAATCATGAATGATACACGAAGAAGTATGAATTGCATGGCTCGGACCGCAACTACTCTACATAACAAATTAAACCCTTCTTTTCTATCATTAGAACACGTAACAAAACAAAAACGGATACGGTTTTGATAGGCGAGACCCACCTCCCACCACCCTTTACGTACGTATTTGGATTGCCCTCCTTCCACCAACCAACCAAACAACAATACCACCAGACAGATTattagagagagaggagggggagaTAGGGGATGTCAAAGCTGCAGCGATCTTCGGTATCGTTTCGCCGGCAAGGCTCGTCGGGCCGAATTTGGGACGATCCTCTCCGTGGAATGGATCTCAAAGGAGCAGCCACGCCGCTAACGGAGCCGGACCCCGGGACATCGTTGTCCGGCAATCTATTCCCTGACCCCAGAGCCCAGACTCCTGCCGTCGTCCCTCCTCTCGCCCAACCCCTCAAGCGCACAAAGCAGCCACGGAGGCATTGTTTCTTATGTGCATGTATCAGACCTGCTTCCCCCGCCACCCCAAAAAAATAGGACTTGTTTTTCTTTCGGTACAACTCGTTTTGAGCCATATTTGTTTTCGTTGAATGccattcttttttcttccttttgtgAGTGCAGTGGAGTTCGTCTTGTAAATGGAAATATTGTACATATGGATgatggtttctttttcttttactcTTCTATTCTTTCTGTTTTTGAGTCTTGGATGATATGACAATGAACCGGCAGCAAATAAATTTGTCGAACTCACCGGACTAaaggattttattttattttattgaaataTATGTTTGCCATAATGTTTTAGCTTTGCCGCTAGTAATTGTTGTCAATTATTTTTAAACTTCAGACTCTTCCCTGGATGATGCATCTACAAGTCTTTGAACTTGGATGTTTTGCACCCAATGGACCGGCCGCTCTTTCTGGTTCTAGGGGGAggaagatttttcttttttattgtttattacataaattTATCTTGTATAGCAATAagtaatttgattttaaaatagtATTATGATAATAGAATAGTGCGGTAGTTAAACAGGGCTGTGATCGATATATGATCTTGTTATGATGATCAATGTATATAATAGCCAGACCTTACGGTATTTAGCTGTTAAATAGTAATGTGCGCGGAAAATGAGGTACAATCTTTAATTATCTTTGTAATATCTTGATAATATTAATTAGACCTTGGTCCCAATAGTTACATCCCTCTTCCTAGCAGTCAAACACAATCTGATTATCTTCTGAAAGCTTGATATTTGATGTAAGGTTAAGCATAATATTACCGTTATTCCTTCCATATCTAGGGGTCTTTCCATTACACCTGCTTTCATCTTAGAAATGAAAACTAAAGCACATGTCTGTTTTAGTTCTGCAAGAATCCAATGGACCATAGTTTCATCCATGATGGGATTCATCGATCATTCGTCACCTTGACTTTTGTAAAAACAAAAAGATTTAGCTAGAAAAGCAGATCAACACCTACATTGCATGCCTATTGTCATTATTTTCTATATGTTTCTGTTCCAAAAATAGCTTTATTAGGTGCAGACGAGAGCATGGCACACCAATTTTGCATTTTTTTCACTCGGAGGAAACCATTTGATTCGTTGCTTAAATGTGTACCACTAGGTAGCTTAGAACATAATATGAAGTGAAGTTTCATGTATCATATAAACTTGGTTGCAATCCTTCACCATGGAGAGTCTCTAAATTTTAATCTCCGGATGATCTGTGACATTTCCACTTAAAAGATTTTCTGCAAATGTTAAACTACGGTCGGCAGACTGGAGTTGAAACTTGATCCACCAAAACAAGTTGTTGGAACTCGAAGGAAATCAGTGTCTGTGGCTTCTCGGCTATTTCCCATACATAGGCAACAATTCCACCACAACCCATGATGAAGCACTTCCTGAATCCAATTTGATTCGTTTTGTATGAGAAATTAATGTATGAACCTTCGCATTACCATTTATTTTGTTCAGCATGAATTTTAACCCTGTAAGTAGAAAATGATAAGCAGTACATTTAAGACCAATGCTAAACAGCCGTGGTACCTAAAGTCACAAGAATATTTATCCAGTATCATTATCATCATAGGTAATACCAAGATAGAATCAAGCAATTAAGAACagccccttttttcttttctttttttgtggggaaaaaaaaaacacagacAAAGACTGCAATAAACATACATTGATAACTAGTGAAATGGTGaatgatatttttaatcaatttccaATTGACATCAACATTTGTACCACTCTGATCTGCAACTTATCATCAGCTTACTCTTCTACCACTGGCCTTAACAACTAATTTTCAGCATACATTAAGTATTTTGAAATTGAAGAACTGCTGCTATTTTCCATGGCATGGACACCCTCTTTGTGTGCCAGGCAATAATCCAATGTCACAGAGTGAAAATTTTGGCATGTCACCCTGTAGCTTCTTTAATCTCAGGATGTGTAGACTCCTCCAACACAAACATTTTCAAGTAAGCTGGTTGACACTGATTTTTCAACTTTAAGGACAATGCACAGCGAGCTGGTGGTAATTGTTGTAGTCAAGACCATTTAACCGAACACAGCATAAGATATGCTCAGGCAACTCTTCAGCTTTGTTTCCCTGTGAAAAATCGAAGTCATGTCCTCCTATCCTATCTAATTAGACAGAACATATAAGGTGTTTACTCACATTAGTGCTGAACCAAAACGTTACCTGTATTGTTAGGCCAACATCCAAGATGCACAGTTTCAGCCTGTCTAGAAATGTTTCAAATCCTTTCCTTGAGATGTAACTGAATCTATGCATATCCAAATCAATCTCAAAGTAATTCTCTCCCTGTCAAAGAAACCACAGGTAGTGGCAGTGTCAGATGGTCTTGTTTTctcgctttttcttttttttggatgtaATATGTAAAACTGTCATATCATAATGCCAAAAGTTATTTGGGAAGAGGAAGTGTTCTAATAATCTGCTGGGTAGAGACATCTTCTGGTATAAGTTTTACACTAACTGCACTAACTTTGTTACGTATATGATAAAACCACTCTCTGGAAAGTAAAGCCTTTGGATACGATGCTCCCCAGCTCTTGCAACTACAATCTTTCCACACAAAGCAGATTCAGATATGGTATAGCCTTCAGTCTCCAAAATATGCATTTTCTCAGTCTCTACTAATAAGTTGTAGTCAAGCAACCTATTTAGTAAAGAAAAGATGGGGAAAGTATTGCAGTAAAAGTATGTCCATTTAAGTGCCAGCTTGGTTGTAATAAGCGTCAGAAAGGATGAAAGTAAAAAACAGGGAGTGGACTCAAAGAAATTAAGTTCCTGTTTCGTGTGGTCGACAGAACAGAAGTGAttttctgaaaataaaaactatGACCAACAACAGCCAGACATtctatatatgactttttataaGCATGGTTAGACTTAGGGGTGGCAAATTGATCCGACCCGCCGGATGCCCAACCCGAATGGGACAGGTATGGGTTTTATAAAAGATACTGAATCGGATTCGCATTAGGTACGGATAATAGTATACCCCCACCTAGCCCGaccttatatatgtatgtatgtatgtatgtatgtcccaTTAACCCCGTTTAACCTCTCACCCGTATTCCTCTTGTCTCTCACCGCCACTCCCCTTTCTCCCCGAGTCCCCACCGCCACCCGGCCGCTATCGGTCTGCCACCACCCTTTCTCTGCCTTCTATGACATCCTCCAAGCCACCAACGGCCGACGGTCGATGATGCCACTGCCCCGAGGCCTTCCTTCTCCCCCCACTGCCATTGCTGGCTCGCCATCCTCCTTTCCCTGCTCTCTCTCACCTCCGCCAAGCCCCTGACATATGAGGCCTTGCCCCCCCCGGCCCCCCCAAGCGGTGGCCCGGCGGCTTCCCACCACACCCCTCCACCCCTAGTGGCGGCAAACCAGCAGCTAGGGTTTTTGACAAAACCCCAGCCATCATCTAAGCTCCCTACTCgactgctccaagcctcccacttaATTAGGACTCCTGAGGACCAGAAAAATAGAGGAAACACCAGAgaaaaacata
Protein-coding regions in this window:
- the LOC105054566 gene encoding putative UDP-rhamnose:rhamnosyltransferase 1, giving the protein MNWHLEASHFFLPSDPLKPLNLLIMDNSGVLHIAVFPWLAFGHILPFLQLSKSLAKRGHRIYFLSTPRNIQRLPKIPPHLAPLIDFVSLPLPKVEGLPENAEATPDLPKYQVQYLKVAFDRLGGPLENFLEEASPKPDWIILDFACHWVPKLASKFGVPCALFSVFTAPFLAFWRPSESLSRGGDDVLEEFTSPPKGISFETSVSFRLHEARRVIHGYENNASGVCDADRLLLTIEGCRVVAPRSCRELHSDWLCYLQELYKKPVIPIGLLPPAPDDGAGVDATSDESNVFHWLDKQAPGSVVYVAFGSETVLSTEILHELAFGLELSQVPFLWAIRKPVDVAGEGKEVLPEGFEDRTRDHGVIAMGWIDQLKVLAHALVGGCLTHSGWSSVIESLQFGHPLIMLPFIVDQGIIARVMEERRIGIEVPRNEEDGSFSREDLAKAIRLVMVEEEGNQFRSEATELKEIFGNKDYHERYVEEFILYLRNQKEH